From one Pseudomonadota bacterium genomic stretch:
- a CDS encoding Lrp/AsnC family transcriptional regulator, producing LWKTGQLSNQEIGNLIGLSYSMVSRSVKATNDKILSDQGYRRQYQAVSSEFKV from the coding sequence ACTATGGAAAACCGGCCAATTGTCAAACCAGGAAATCGGTAATCTGATTGGGCTTTCCTATTCTATGGTTAGTCGCAGTGTAAAAGCAACGAATGACAAGATATTGTCTGATCAGGGCTATAGGCGACAGTATCAAGCCGTCAGTTCAGAATTTAAGGTTTGA